A window of Ranitomeya variabilis isolate aRanVar5 chromosome 2, aRanVar5.hap1, whole genome shotgun sequence contains these coding sequences:
- the LOC143804056 gene encoding serine/threonine-protein kinase SBK1-like produces the protein MEAVHAFEFTHTSEKDYELLKTLGSGTYGKVVMATEKKTGNKVALKLMKKRRTKHENFLRELCLSIHLSGNEGIIFTHPIYVDSDDFYVLTQDLAPAGTLHSLIEPGVGIPEVKVKRCALQLARALEYMHDQRLVHRDVKPDNVLLMDQDCFHVKLSDFGLTQTIGSLVPSMSFIIPFMSPELCQLRRHDALVLRPSIDTWAFGVLLFIAFTGYIPWERAVEYDPLFQQFIYWQRFENYTAPPGHWTKFSVYAHEFFHCLLSEDPTSRSSVNIVMNSLDFPWGEDHVSDQSHDIVVDNVDMEHLETEIIIIEGEDEYIVVENRGDIECIIIGDASEEAISRSSDALLIMSDNANLDLGSEVEIL, from the exons ATGGAAGCAGTTCATGCATTTGAGTTCACCCACACTAGTGAGAAGGATTACGAATTGTTGAAGACACTGGGCAGCGGAACCTACGGCAAAGTGGTCATGGCTACCGAGAAGAAGACAG GAAACAAGGTGGCCCTTAAATTGATGAAGAAGAGACGGACAAAGCATGAAAACTTTCTCCGTGAGCTGTGTTTGTCCATCCACCTGTCAGGAAACGAAGGGATCATCTTTACTCACCCCATCTACGTGGACTCGGATGACTTCTACGTCCTGACCCAGGATTTGGCCCCTGCAGGAACTCTTCACTCGCTAATAGAACCCGGT GTTGGAATTCCAGAAGTGAAGGTGAAGCGTTGTGCGCTACAGTTGGCCAGAGCGCTAGAATACATGCACGATCAAAGGCTAGTACATAGAGACGTAAAACCAGACAATGTTTTATTAATGGACCAAGATTGCTTCCATGTTAAGCTGAGTGATTTTGGCCTGACACAAACAATCGGTTCTCTGGTGCCCTCTATGTCATTTATCATTCCTTTCATGTCCCCGGAGCTCTGTCAATTGCGACGCCATGATGCACTAGTTTTGAGGCCCAGCATTGACACATGGGCTTTTGGTGTACTTCTTTTCATCGCGTTTACTGGATATATTCCATGGGAAAGAGCAGTAGAATACGATCCTCTGTTCCAACAATTTATCTACTGGCAGCGTTTTGAAAACTACACTGCACCTCCAGGACACTGGACCAAGTTTTCCGTCTATGCTCATGAATTTTTTCATTGCCTGCTCTCTGAAGACCCCACCAGCAGGAGTTCAGTGAACATAGTTATGAACTCTCTTGACTTTCCATGGGGTGAAGACCATGTGTCTGATCAATCCCATGACATTGTTGTAGACAATGTGGACATGGAACATTTGGAGACAGAAATCATCATCATTGAAGGAGAAGATGAGTATATTGTGGTGGAGAACCGAGGAGACATAGAGTGCATCATTATAGGCGATGCCTCAGAGGAAGCCATATCTCGGTCCAGTGATGCACTGCTGATTATGTCTGACAACGCCAACCTCGATTTGGGTTCTGAAGTTGAAATCctttag